ACTAAAACCAAAAGCTATAGCAGCTACTATGAGATAAAATACAGAAATAAAGCCGGCTGCAGCAAAATCACTGACATCGTAATAGTATAAAAACAAACTATCTGTAAGTGCAATGATATTTTGAGCCGCACTCCCAATCATCATTGGCAATGAAAGCTTGATGACATTCCTTACGTTGTACCAAAATTCGTGCAATGCGGCTTATTTAATGCCAAACATACATAATAAGTTTCTGAAAAGCTTAAGAAAGCAGAAAAAGATAAACAGATTAAACTTCTGATTCTGATGGAGCTCTACGCAGTGTAATATGTGTGATTTCGGGCCAAATGCCAACCCTTCCGCGATAGCCAAGAACACCAAATCCTCTGTTGATGTATAAATACCGGTCTTGTTCTTTATGCAAATCTGACCATTTCGAATATCGATACTGTATTGGGCTCCATTTAAAACCCGGAAGCTCAATTCCCATTTGCATTCCATGTGTATGTCCGCTCAAGGTGAGGTGAACGAATTTTGGATGATTTTTAACAACAAACTCCCAATGCGTTGGATCATGCGATAATAAGACTTTAAAATCTTCTGCGGACACTGTTTGCATGGCTTTATCCAAATCCCCTAGTTTTCCGAATCCGACACCCCAGTTTTCAACTCCCAAAACATGAATATGCTGACCATCCCTTTCGATCTTTATTGATTCATCTCTGAGCAGTTGAAAGCCCATATTCGCATGGTGCGCCACTAACTGGTCAAAATTTTCTCGCTTTGCATTCACATCAGTCCAATTGTGATAATGCCCATAATCATGATTGCCCAACACAGAGAACTTTCCAAATTTAGCTTTTAAGGTAGAAAATTGGGCAAGCCAAGGATCGAATTCAGATGCAAATGTATTGACCAGATCACCTGTAAATACAAGGATATCGCTATTCAGCTCATGGACCATATCCAGGGCTTTCTGAACTTCATCAGCATCATCAAGCCCGCCTGCATGAATATCTGATAATTGCGTAATCGTCAAACCATCAAAAGCCTGCGGAAGGTCTTTATAGAAAATTTCTTTTCTGTGAATTTTAAATTGATATCGACCTTTAAACAGTCCATAGGTCAGCGATAAAAAGGGCAAACTGGATAAAACAAGAGCCGTTTGGCCCACAAATTTTCTCCTGGAGGGTAGAAATGTGTCAGATTCTTCTGAATTTGAAAAGAATTTGTTACTCACTCCACTTAAAAACCTGAAAATATCCTCACCAAACAAACTCAAAATAAAAACGAGCTTGGATATTCCAATGATCATCCAAATATTCGCCAAAACAACAAACCACGTTGAACCTGAACTAGGTCGCCTGAAATCAACAGGGTTCAATAGATATAACAAAGGCAAACTGAGACTAATGACCCAATAAATGAGTATGATACCTATTCGTATAGAAGGTGTCAAACCTAACAATAAAGGCCTCAAGCCCATAAAAGCATACAAATCCAATCCAAGAAATACTAAAATTACGACTACAAATCCCACTTTGTATTATTTATTGTGCGGTGGATACTAGATCAAAATAATGAAAAGGAACATGTACCTTAACGCCCGGGAATTTCAAATAGTTCAGCGATAACTGTTAAATCATGGTCAATAAACCTATTCAACACACTAGAGTCAGATTTAAGGATTGCGACCCTTTTGGGCATTTATACAATACCCGATTTATCGAGTATATGCTCGAAGCCAGAGAAGATTTACTACTCAAGCATTATCAGTTTGATCTTATGGAATATTCACAAAATACCCAACAAGTTTGGGTCATTACGAAACATGAAATTGCTTACTTGAGGGAAGCAAGGAGGAATGAAATCATTAGCTTGGATTCAAGTTTATTGTCTTTCGATGACAAAAAGTTAAAAGTGGAATATCAAATTTGGAATGAGTCTAAAGACCAATTAAAATGCTTGTTATGGACTGATTTTTTGCATCTTGAGCTTCCCAGCAAAAGAACAATTGCTCATCCTTCAGGTATCATGGAGTTGCTAGAAAATATGTGTGAACCTATCCAACAAATGACTTTAACAGAGAGAATTCAGGCTTTAATTAAATCTGGTAGCTGAAGAAAAAAGCATACTTAAGGTCCCTCCATGATTAATTTCTATTTTTGCGCAAATAATGCAAATGGAATACCGACATTCGGAATTGGAAAACAGGTGGAAAGAAGCGTGGCAAGCTTCCGGACTTTACAACAGTTCGATAGATCCAGCCAAGCCTAAATATTATATTCTTGATATGTTTCCTTATCCTTCAGGCGCTGGCTTGCATGTGGGGCATCCACTTGGATACATAGCCTCAGACATCGTTGCGAGGAAAAAGAGGATGGATGGTTATCAGGTACTCCATCCTATGGGATTTGACGCATTCGGATTGCCTGCAGAGCAATATGCAATCCAAACCGGCGTGCATCCTGCCGTTTCTACTGCAAACAACATTGAACGATACCGCGAACAGTTGGTCAACATCGGGCTTTCTTTTGACTGGGCGCGTGAAGTCATCACTTGTGATCCAAAATACTATAAATGGACCCAATGGATATTTTTGCAACTGTTTGACCACTATTATGATTCGGAATTACAAAAAGCAAAACCAATTGCAGATCTGGTCCAACATTTCCAAAATTTTGGCTCAGCTCATCTTAAAACAGTCCATTCAGAAATTCAAGATTTTACAGCAGAGGAATGGCAAAATATGGATTTGGCTTCCCAAGATCAGGTTTTAATGAACTTCAGACTTGCATATCGGAAGACCGCATATGTGAATTGGTGCGAAGCTTTGGGTACGGTACTTGCTAATGACGAAATTAAGGACGGCGTTTCTGAAAGAGGCGGGCACCCGGTGGAGAAAAAGCCAATGTTGCAATGGGCTTTAAGAATCAGTGCTTATGCTGAACGATTGCTCCAAGATTTGGAAAAACTGGAATGGTCTGAAGCATTAAAAAATATGCAAAAAAATTGGATTGGAAAATCAAAAGGTTGTTCGATCCACTTTAAAATTGTGCAGCATGATTTAAGTATTGAAGTTTTTTCAACGCGTCCGGATACCATTTTTGGTTCGAGTTTTATAGGACTAGCACCGGAACATCCTTTGGCGGAAGTATTGACGCTTGATACATATCGCGATGATATGTTACTTTATTTAAAGTCCTCAGCCTCTAAATCTGAACGCGAGCGATCTTCTGAAAGTAAATCAGTAACTGGTATATTCACTGGCAGTTTTGTTGAACATCCGTTTACTCGGCAAAAGCTACCCATTTATATTACCGATTATGTACTCATCGATTATGGCACAGGTGCTATAATGGGTGTACCGGCGCATGATAAAAGGGATATGTTATTTGCACAGAAATTTGAATTGCCCATCCTGCAAGTTGTAGACAATTCTGCCAACCCTAATGCAGACCTTGAAGAAAAATCAGGAAAACTTATTCAATCAGATTTTTTAAATGGCATGGAAGTATATCAAGCAATTGATGAGGTTATCAATCGTATTGAAGCTTTAAAATTAGGTAGCGGAAAGACTTTATATAAAATGAGAGATGCCAACTTCAGCAGACAAAGGTATTGGGGTGAGCCTATTCCCATTTGTTTCGATAAATCTGGCCGGAGTATGCCGATGAAATCATCTGATCTTCCATTGTTACTTCCGCAACTCGATGCTATTGAACCCGGCAGCGGAGGCAAATCTCCCCTGTCAAAAGCCGAACATTGGGTGAATCTGGGTGAGCTCGAACGGGAAACTGATACGATGCCTGGGTATGCTGGTTCTTCCTGGTATTTCCTAAGGTACATGGATCCCAATAATGAGCAAGAATTCGCTTCCAAAGAAGCTCTTGAATATTGGAGAGATGTTGATTTTTATATTGGAGGAACTGAACATGCAGTTGGACATTTAATGTATTCAAGGTTCTGGCATAAATTTCTATATGACATTGGAAAAGTACCGACATTAGAACCTTTTAAGAAGCTCGTCAACCAGGGAATGATTCAAGGGATCATTGAATCCATTTACCTGATTAAAAATAAAAACGCAGATCATCAATCCTGTTTTGTGTCTGCAGCAATTGCTGATCAATATCCTCCAGAAGAATTAGCCAAAATTCCTGTACATATTGATTTTGTGAATCAACACAATACAACCCAGGCACATTTAAGTAAAAATGGAATCATTCAATTTATAAAATGGAAACCGGAGTTTGCAAATGCCATTTTTATAACGGAAACTGAAAAAGGAAATGTAACAGATTTAAGTGAAGCCATTCAATTAAAAACTGTTTCTGAAACGGGAAAAATGTCAAAGCGTTATCACAATGTTGTCAATCCTGATGATGTGATTAAAGATTACGGAGCTGACTGTTTCCGCATGTATGAAATGTTTTTAGGGCCTATAGAACAATCAAAACCCTGGGACACCAAAGGCATCGATGGGGTTTATAAATTTATTAAAAAATTTTATGCATTGTTCTTTAATACAGAAGGACTTTTTACTTTATCTGATGAGCCGGCATCAAAAGAATCCATGGCGGCATTGCATCACTGTATAAAAAAAGTAAATTCTGATATCGAACAATTAAGTCTGAATACATGTATCAGTGCCTTTATGATATGTGTCAATGAACTCAGAAAACTGAACTGTACCAGCAGAGAAATATTGTTACCCCTCACACAGATTTTAGCTCCCTTTGCTCCATTCATCACAGAGGAAATCTGGGCCCTCGCCAAATGTAAAGGCAGCATCCATCAAAGTATTTTTCCGAAGCATGATGAACAATTTCTTCAAAAAGATACCGTAAATTATCCTGTGAGTGTAAATGGAAAAAAAAGATTAGAATGGGAAATCTCCAAAACATTTACAACAGATGAAATAAAAGCCATGGTTGTCGAATTACCTGAAATTAAGAAATGGCTTGAAACCGGAAGCATCAAAAACATAATTCTGGTTCCCGGAAGAATGATCAATATTGTTATTTAAATAGCTACAATTAAAGGGAAGTTTCTAAGCTCATTAAGCAAACTAAGCAAATTGAGCAGCTACTTTTAAGCTTCCTTTAATTTCAGATTGATAATTATAGAATCCCTCGCCAGATTTTACGCCTAATTTGCCTGCGGTGACCATATTTACCAACAAAGGACAAGGTGCATACTTCGGATTTCCAAAACCATCATGCAAAACTCTAAGAATCGCCAGACAAACATCTAAGCCAATAAAATCAGCCAACTGTAATGGTCCCATAGGGTGAGCCATTCCCAATTTCATAACAGCATCTATTTCTTCAACACCGGCAACATCTTCATATAAAGTGTAAAAAGCTTCGTTTAACATCGTCATAAGGATGCGATTAGAAACAAAACCCGGATAATCATTTACTTCTACCGGAATTTTTTGAAGTGATTTCGTAACTTCCACAATAGTGGCCAGCGTCTCTGAAGAAGTATTATAAGCTTTGATAATTTCAACCAATTTCATAATTGGAACGGGATTCATAAAATGCATGCCGATGACTCTTGAGGGGTCTTTTACAACAGAAGCAATTTTAGTAATCGAAATAGAAGAAGTATTAGAAGCCAAAATTGCCTGCGGCGGTGCTGCTTCAGCAATCTCAGAAAATATTTTCAATTTAAGATCAACGTTTTCAGTTGCAGCTTCAATAACCAAATCGGCTTTTCCGACCGCATTGCGAATATCGGTTTCAGTACGCAAACGGCTTAATATGGCATCTTTTTGATCAGGTTTCAAAATTTCTTTTTGAATCATTCTATCCAGGTTCTTTGCAATAGTTGCCATAGCTTTTTGCAAAGCAGGATCAGAAATATCAGCAAGCACTACTTCATAACCAAATTGAGCAAAAACATGAGCAATTCCGTTTCCCATAGTACCGGCACCTATTACCGTGATGTTTTTCATTTTTTATCATTTTAGCGCGCAAAGGTAAATCCCATTAGGTAATTACCAATAAGAATATAATCTTAAAAAATCCATATATTGCCACTAAAACGTGATACTGTTAGCAGATTCTGGTTCAACGAAAACGGATTGGGCATATTTTTCAGAAAATTCAGCGCAATTTTTGAATACATCCGGAATAAATCCAGTCACTCAAAATCAGACCTCAATTGAAGAAAGCCTCCGGGATTTAGTCAAACAGCTCGAGATTCAACCGAAACAAATATTTCATTATGGGGCCGGATGCAGAGATTTAAGCGCTAAAGCCTTATTATTTGAAGTTTATAAAAAGTATTTTAAGAATACCGATATTATCATTGAATCTGATATCTTAGCATCAGCTCGAGCAGTATGTGAAGGTCAAAATGGTTTAGTCTGTATTTTGGGTACCGGATCAAATGCTGCTTACTCTGATGGACATAAAATCTTAAAACAATACCCTTCTCTTGGATATATTTTGGGCGATGAAGGAAGTAGCAGTCACCTCGCCAAGAAACTTATTCATGCATTTTATATGAATCAATTAAGCAATCGCAATATGGAAATCATAGCCCAATATTTACCTCAGCTCAATGAAACGTTCATATTCAATTTTTACCGGGAAGCGAATCAGGTACAAAAACTTTCAACAATTACAGCTTTTTTAATCCAACATAAACATATTGAAGAATTCCAAAATTTAATCAGAGAAGCGTTTCTGGAATTTATAGAAAAACGAATTTTACCATTCCAAATCAGTGCTCATGATAAAATTCATACAGTTGGAAGTATAGCTTACTATTTATCCGATATTTTTAAAGCAAGCCTTGAAAAACATCAATTAAATATTGGAAATTGCGTTCAAAAACCAATAACAGGATTAGTTAATTACCACAAAACATATGAAATCCATTAAAAGAATTGGGGTCTTTACTTCTGGGGGTGACGCTCCCGGAATGAATGCAGCTATTAGATCCATAACCAGAAGTGCAAGTTTTTATGATCTGCATGTCTACGGGATTTTAAGGGGTTATGAAGGAATGATTGATGGTGAGTTTCTAAGACTTGAGCCTTCCGATGTGGCCAACATCATTCATCGCGGAGGTACCATTCTCAAAACTGCCAGAAGTAAGCGTTTTTTGACTAATGAAGGCCGAGAAGCTGCTTATAAAAATTTATTGGCCAATGATTTGGATGCATTAATAGCCATTGGAGGAAATGGAACTTTTGCGGGAGCGGAAGTTTTTTTCAAGGAGTTCGGCATTCCCATTATTGGTCTGCCTGGCACTATAGATAACGATCTTTATGGAACAGATTACACCATTGGATTCGATACCGCGATCAATACTGCTATCTCCGCTGTCGATAAAATCAGAGACACGGCTGATGCACACAATAGATTGTTTCTTATTGAAGTCATGGGAAGGCATTCCGGATTTATAGCATTATATACCGCAATTGCTTCAGGTGCATCGGCAATGGTTATTCCGGAAACCAATCCGACCATC
The genomic region above belongs to Saprospiraceae bacterium and contains:
- a CDS encoding 3-hydroxybutyryl-CoA dehydrogenase; the encoded protein is MKNITVIGAGTMGNGIAHVFAQFGYEVVLADISDPALQKAMATIAKNLDRMIQKEILKPDQKDAILSRLRTETDIRNAVGKADLVIEAATENVDLKLKIFSEIAEAAPPQAILASNTSSISITKIASVVKDPSRVIGMHFMNPVPIMKLVEIIKAYNTSSETLATIVEVTKSLQKIPVEVNDYPGFVSNRILMTMLNEAFYTLYEDVAGVEEIDAVMKLGMAHPMGPLQLADFIGLDVCLAILRVLHDGFGNPKYAPCPLLVNMVTAGKLGVKSGEGFYNYQSEIKGSLKVAAQFA
- the pfkA gene encoding 6-phosphofructokinase, encoding MKSIKRIGVFTSGGDAPGMNAAIRSITRSASFYDLHVYGILRGYEGMIDGEFLRLEPSDVANIIHRGGTILKTARSKRFLTNEGREAAYKNLLANDLDALIAIGGNGTFAGAEVFFKEFGIPIIGLPGTIDNDLYGTDYTIGFDTAINTAISAVDKIRDTADAHNRLFLIEVMGRHSGFIALYTAIASGASAMVIPETNPTIDFLVADLEKSLRRKKLFGLVIVAEGNKIGTTHSIAEQLANRIKDYDIKITIIGHIQRGGAPSAFDRILASRLGHAAVEALMKGKHGCMAGLMNDKITLTPFDQSILKANTPDRELFKLAEILGL
- a CDS encoding leucine--tRNA ligase, with the translated sequence MEYRHSELENRWKEAWQASGLYNSSIDPAKPKYYILDMFPYPSGAGLHVGHPLGYIASDIVARKKRMDGYQVLHPMGFDAFGLPAEQYAIQTGVHPAVSTANNIERYREQLVNIGLSFDWAREVITCDPKYYKWTQWIFLQLFDHYYDSELQKAKPIADLVQHFQNFGSAHLKTVHSEIQDFTAEEWQNMDLASQDQVLMNFRLAYRKTAYVNWCEALGTVLANDEIKDGVSERGGHPVEKKPMLQWALRISAYAERLLQDLEKLEWSEALKNMQKNWIGKSKGCSIHFKIVQHDLSIEVFSTRPDTIFGSSFIGLAPEHPLAEVLTLDTYRDDMLLYLKSSASKSERERSSESKSVTGIFTGSFVEHPFTRQKLPIYITDYVLIDYGTGAIMGVPAHDKRDMLFAQKFELPILQVVDNSANPNADLEEKSGKLIQSDFLNGMEVYQAIDEVINRIEALKLGSGKTLYKMRDANFSRQRYWGEPIPICFDKSGRSMPMKSSDLPLLLPQLDAIEPGSGGKSPLSKAEHWVNLGELERETDTMPGYAGSSWYFLRYMDPNNEQEFASKEALEYWRDVDFYIGGTEHAVGHLMYSRFWHKFLYDIGKVPTLEPFKKLVNQGMIQGIIESIYLIKNKNADHQSCFVSAAIADQYPPEELAKIPVHIDFVNQHNTTQAHLSKNGIIQFIKWKPEFANAIFITETEKGNVTDLSEAIQLKTVSETGKMSKRYHNVVNPDDVIKDYGADCFRMYEMFLGPIEQSKPWDTKGIDGVYKFIKKFYALFFNTEGLFTLSDEPASKESMAALHHCIKKVNSDIEQLSLNTCISAFMICVNELRKLNCTSREILLPLTQILAPFAPFITEEIWALAKCKGSIHQSIFPKHDEQFLQKDTVNYPVSVNGKKRLEWEISKTFTTDEIKAMVVELPEIKKWLETGSIKNIILVPGRMINIVI
- a CDS encoding metallophosphoesterase, whose amino-acid sequence is MGFVVVILVFLGLDLYAFMGLRPLLLGLTPSIRIGIILIYWVISLSLPLLYLLNPVDFRRPSSGSTWFVVLANIWMIIGISKLVFILSLFGEDIFRFLSGVSNKFFSNSEESDTFLPSRRKFVGQTALVLSSLPFLSLTYGLFKGRYQFKIHRKEIFYKDLPQAFDGLTITQLSDIHAGGLDDADEVQKALDMVHELNSDILVFTGDLVNTFASEFDPWLAQFSTLKAKFGKFSVLGNHDYGHYHNWTDVNAKRENFDQLVAHHANMGFQLLRDESIKIERDGQHIHVLGVENWGVGFGKLGDLDKAMQTVSAEDFKVLLSHDPTHWEFVVKNHPKFVHLTLSGHTHGMQMGIELPGFKWSPIQYRYSKWSDLHKEQDRYLYINRGFGVLGYRGRVGIWPEITHITLRRAPSESEV
- a CDS encoding acyl-CoA thioesterase; its protein translation is MVNKPIQHTRVRFKDCDPFGHLYNTRFIEYMLEAREDLLLKHYQFDLMEYSQNTQQVWVITKHEIAYLREARRNEIISLDSSLLSFDDKKLKVEYQIWNESKDQLKCLLWTDFLHLELPSKRTIAHPSGIMELLENMCEPIQQMTLTERIQALIKSGS